The segment GCGCCAGCTGATCATCGGTGACCGCCAGACCGGCAAGACCGCCGTCGCCGTCGACACGATCATCAACCAGCGCGACAACTGGCGCTCGGGCGACCCGGAGAAGCAGGTCCGCTGCATCTACGTCGCCGTGGGCCAGAAGGGCTCCACCATCGCGTCCGTCCGCGGCGCCCTGGAGGAGGCCGGCGCGCTGGAGTACACCACCATCGTGGCCGCTCCCGCCTCCGACCCGGCCGGCTTCAAGTACCTCGCCCCGTACACCGGTTCGGCCATCGGCCAGGAGTGGATGTACGACGGCAAGCACGTCCTCATCGTCTTCGACGACCTGTCGAAGCAGGCCGAGGCCTACCGCTCCGTCTCCCTGCTGCTGCGCCGCCCGCCGGGCCGCGAGGCGTACCCGGGCGACGTCTTCTACCTGCACTCCCGCCTGCTGGAGCGCTGCGCGAAGCTGAACGACGCCCTCGGCGGCGGCTCGATGACCGGTCTGCCGATCATCGAGACCAAGGCCAACGACGTCTCGGCGTACATCCCGACCAACGTCATCTCGATCACCGACGGCCAGTGCTTCCTGGAGTCCGACCTGTTCAACGCCGGCATCCGCCCGGCCGTGAACGTCGGCATCTCGGTCTCCCGCGTCGGTGGCTCGGCCCAGATCAAGGCCATGCGCTCGGTCGCCGGCCGCCTGCGCCTCGACCTCGCCCAGTACCGCGAGCTGGAGGCGTTCGCCGCCTTCGGTTCCGACCTGGACGCGGCCTCGAAGGCCCAGCTGGAGCGCGGCGCCCGCATGGTCGAGCTGCTGAAGCAGGGCCAGTACCAGC is part of the Kitasatospora setae KM-6054 genome and harbors:
- the atpA gene encoding F0F1 ATP synthase subunit alpha, with amino-acid sequence MAELTIRPEEIRDALADFVQSYQPDAASVEEVGTVTDAADGIAHVEGLPSVMANELLKFEDGTLGLALNLDTREIGVVILGEFGGIEEGQTVRRTGEVLSVPVGDGYLGRVVDPLGNPIDGLGDIASTGRRALELQAPGVMARKSVKQPLQTGIKAIDAMTPIGRGQRQLIIGDRQTGKTAVAVDTIINQRDNWRSGDPEKQVRCIYVAVGQKGSTIASVRGALEEAGALEYTTIVAAPASDPAGFKYLAPYTGSAIGQEWMYDGKHVLIVFDDLSKQAEAYRSVSLLLRRPPGREAYPGDVFYLHSRLLERCAKLNDALGGGSMTGLPIIETKANDVSAYIPTNVISITDGQCFLESDLFNAGIRPAVNVGISVSRVGGSAQIKAMRSVAGRLRLDLAQYRELEAFAAFGSDLDAASKAQLERGARMVELLKQGQYQPFPVEEQVVSIWAGTTGQLDEVPVADIRRFEREFLDNVRLEHKGILAGIVETGLLEQGTIDALTAAITSFKQGFTTADGKLLSEQA